A genomic window from Dermacentor silvarum isolate Dsil-2018 chromosome 9, BIME_Dsil_1.4, whole genome shotgun sequence includes:
- the LOC125939937 gene encoding uncharacterized protein LOC125939937: MGADRQTPAMAAARIQRWALLLGAYKYKLMFKPGKLMLNSDALSRLPQMLQAPEPAVEECDDMVLAIDGWDHPAVSRQELKALTAADEMLSSVCRKQTEHRRKPTDDTTWSFAPGDTIYVRNYGVGDKWTPGKVKSTTGARLVTVQTDEGVVRRHTDQVRKRSADTSGTPSAEPQEDPMPTEERALDSSTTSDGSEAPPQLRRSTRTKKPVERYGY; this comes from the exons ATGGGGGCAGATCGCCAGACCCCGGCTATGGCCGCTGCAAGAATTCAAAGGTGGGCTCTGTTGCTGGGAGCTTACAAGTATAAATTGATGTTTAAACCCGGCAAACTGATGCTCAACTCGGATGCACTGAGCCGTTTGCCACAAATGTTGCAGGCGCCGGAACCAGCAGTTGAAGAATGCGATGACATGGTGCTCGCCATCGACGGATGGGACCATCCCGCGGTGTCACGCCAGGAGTTGAAAGCACTGACAGCAGCAGACGAGATGTTATCAAGTGTTTGCCG GAAACAGACAGAACATCGGCGGAAACCCACCGACGACACTACCTGGAGTTTCGCCCCAGGCGACACCATCTACGTCCGCAACTACGGAGTCGGGGACAAGTGGACACCTGGTAAAGTCAAGTCTACCACAGGTGCCCGGTTGGTGACTGTTCAGACGGATGAAGGTGTGGTTCGCAGACACACGGATCAAGTGCGCAAGCGTTCTGCCGACACATCCGGGACCCCATCCGCCGAACCCCAGGAAGACCCGATGCCCACAGAGGAGAGGGCGTTGGATTCCAGTACCACGTCGGACGGCTCAGAAGCCCCGCCCCAACTGCGGCGTTCCACTCGTACGAAGAAGCCGGTAGAGCGCTACGGTTATTAA